DNA sequence from the Candidatus Eisenbacteria bacterium genome:
CGCGACGGCGAGAGAAACGCGGCGCGGATTCTAGCGCGGGTCAAGACGGCGCTTTCGCTGGGTGGGATTTCGGACGTCGACTACGTGGCCGTCGTGGACTCCAGTGAGTTGACTCCGATCAAGAACATCCGCGGCGACGTGCTGATAGCCATAGCTGCGAGAGTCGGAACCACGAGGCTCATAGACAACATAAGACTCAAGGTTTGATTCCCGATGTCGAGTCCCAACACCATAGCGATAGTTCTCGCCGCCGGCCAGGGCACAAGGATGAAATCCAACCTGGCCAAGGTTCTTCACAATATTGTGGGCCGCCCCCTCATCCATTACGTGATGGACTCAGTTCTGGAAGTCGGATTCGACCGTAACGTGGTCGTGATCGGATTCCAGAAGGACGTGGTGAGGGACGTGTTGAAGGGTTATCCCGTGGAATTCGTCGAGCAGGACGAACAATGTGGGACCGGGCATGCCGTTCAGCTTGCCCTGAGGCAGATCCGCGAGACAGACGGGGCGGTGGCGGTGTTGAGTGGAGATTCTCCGTTTCTGCGCCCGTCGACCCTCAAGTCTCTGGTGACTCAACACGTTTCCTCCGGGCGCGATTGCACGGTGCTTACGGCCGCGGTGAAGGACCCCAAAGGGTACGGCAGAATCGTGAGAGACGCCTCGGGGGTCATGCTCGCCATAGTCGAGGACGTGGACTGCACCGAGGAGCAGAGGTGCACCACGGAAGTGAACTCGGGTATGTATTGCTTCCGGCTGCCGAGTCTGGTATCCTGCATCGAGCTTCTGAGGAACAACAATCTGCAAGACGAACTCTATCTCACAGACGTGGTGACAATCATGCACTCCAAGGGAATGAAGCTAGGCACATTCCCGGCGCCCGATTGGAGAGAGATCCTGGGCATCAACACGGTCGAGCAGTTGAAAGAGGGCGAGAAAATACTCAAGGATTTGGGCGCAGGCGGTTGAGGTTTTCATGAGCGAGCTGCTCTGGGCTGGTTGGCGTATGAAATACATCGAATCTGCGAAGTGCAAGGAATGCCTCTTCTGCGGGAAGGTTGACGCCAGACCGGGAAAGAGCAACCTGGTGCTCACCGTGTCCGAGAAATGCTTGGTCATGCTGAATGCTTTTCCGTACAATTGCGGTCACCTGATGATTGCCCCCAAGCGTCACGTCGGCACGGTGTCGGGGCTGACGGAGGGCGAATCGTGTGACCTCATGAGGCAGCTATCGTTGTGTGAGCGCATCTTGAGGAAGGCATACCGCGCACAGGGGTTCAACGTCGGCCTGAACCTCGGCAGATGTGCCGGCGCAGGGGTGCTGGGGCATCTGCACGTGCACGTGGTGCCGAGGTGGTCGGGCGACACGAATTTCATGTCCACTGTCTCGGGCACGAAGGTTCTCCCGGAATCCCTCGTGGACACCTACGCGAAGTTGAAGGCCGCCCTCGATGAAATAGTATCTCCTTCTCGAAAGGGTTCGATACGGCAACGGCATGGGTCGAAAAAAGAACGCACCTCTTAGAGGCATGTTTGGTCCCCTGAGATTGGGCCACGTTTGTGCGGCAGGAGTGGTGATCCTGGTCGTTGCTCTTAGCTATCCTCTCCTGAGGCCTTCCGAGAAGAAGAAAGTGACGTGGGCGGAGAATCCCTCATTTGACATAAGGATAGAGGTCCAGAACGGCTGCGGGACGGAGGGCGTTGCCGAGGAGGTGGGGTCATGCTTGAGAGACGCCGGGTTTGACATAGTGGGAACAGGGAACGCCGACGCTTTCGACTACGAACACACGCTCGTGATTGACAGGTGTGGTCTCATAGACAAGGCCGTCAAAGTGGGGAAGGCGCTTCGATGTGAGAGGGTGATAGTGCAGAGAATCGCCGCTTCTGCTAGTGACGTGGTGGTCGTGGTCGGCTCGGATTGGGCGAATCTCGAACCCGTGCGAGAGTGGAGACGAGGGAAAGGGATAGCGCTCAACAAGTAAACACTGGAGGCTCTCGTCGTTGAACGGTAGAAAACTTGGCTATCTGACGCTGGTCCTGATAGTCGGGCTTGTCCTGGGCAGTGCCGTGGGTGAAGTTCTGGGGTATTTTCTCCCGGACTCTCCTGTGAAGCGAGTTTTCGTTCTTGGCTTCACCTACGTTTTTCCGCCTGCCACGTTGAATCTGATTGTGTTTTCGATCACGTTGGGTTTCTCTGTGAAGGCAAACGTTGTGAGCGTTCTTTTTGTCCTTTTGTTGGCTCACCTTCTCAAGTGGTTCAGCATGGGAAGGTAGGCTGCCCGAGACTCGTTTTGTTCGGGCGACGGAGGTAACTGCAGTGCCTAATGTCGGCTTCAGGGAAATTCTGGTCATCCTTCTCGTAGTGCTCCTTCTTTTCGGAGCGAAGAGAATTCCAGAGGTGATGAAGTCCTTCGGCAAAGGAATCAGGGAGTTCAAGAAGGCCGCAAAGGAACTCGAGTCCGGGGACGAGGATAAGGAGCCGGACAAAGACGAGAACAAGCCTTCCTCTCCCGCGGGATGAGAGCCGGAGCAGGTGGGCGAGTGCGGCAAGCCCAGCGACGCCAGAGGGCGCCGGGACGTCAAGAGCCGCGGAGGAGGCCGGGTCTGCTAGAACCCGAGCACTTGTGATCGAAAGTCTTGTATGCGCGCGGATTTGCGCATCTGATCCAGCCACAGTGAAACAGCGATCATTCTCTTCTGCTCAAGAATCTGCGCCTTCATGGCGAGTCTCTGGCTTTCAAACGCGACTTCGTCAAGCGCAGTGCGGTGGTCCAATCTCACTATGAAGAAGCCGGCGTTGCCCTGCAACACAGGACTGGACTGACCGGGCTCGAGAGCAAATGCCGCTCCGATCAACGCTGGCTCCCTGCCGATCTCTGGCACCGGGTCATTCCTGGTGATGTCGTTTGCGCGGGTCACGGCAAGCGAAGCTGCAGTAGCAGCCTGCTCGAGAGTCAGCCCCTGGGAGAGCTTCGAAGCGACCGCTTGAAGCGCCTGCCGGGCCAATTCCTCCTGTTTCCTCATCGCCGCGACCTTCTTGACCCTGGGAAGCGCTTCTTCGAATTGAGGGACGTGCGAAGGGATCTTCTCGGTCACTTCCAGAATGTACCAAGCTCTGTCAGTCTCCACCGGGTTGCTTACTGTTCCCACTTTGTTCTTGAAGGCGAAATCCTTTGTTGATTCCTCGGTAGGAAGGATTGGAGACAGGTTTCCTTTGTAGAAGACGCCGGTTTCCTTCACTTCCCATCCCGCCTGCTTGGCCGCATCTTTGAGAGACATCTTCGATGCCGCGGCCGATACGTCGGTGACCTTGGTGCGAATCTCGGACAGCGTCTCATTACTGGGGTCTACAGGCATGAGGATGCGCCTGAACCTTACTTTCACGACCCCTCCCTCAGTCTTTTTCTCCTCCAGCTTTATTATGTTGAATCCCCTCTTGTCCCTGAACGGGGAAGAGATCTCGCCCGGCTTCAGAGAGAATGCAACGTCGGCCTGTTCGCTCGGCATCGATTCTCTCGGCACGAGTCTCCCTATGTCTCCACCATTGCTGGCCTCTGGACCCTCCGAGTAGTCAGTCGCAAGCTGTGCGAAGTCCGTGCCTGCGCGTGCTTCTCTCCAAAGATCGTTTACCTCTGCCAGGGCATCACCTTCGTCACGGGCCGAAGGCGTCTTTGGCACGACGAGATATTGCATCTTGGCCGCGTCGGGGACTCGAAATTGGTCGGTATTGGCGCCGTAAAAGGTTCTGAGTTCCTGTTCAGATATGTTGTCAGGGTTGATCTGGAAGGCTCCGGGCCTCGCCAAGACGTAACTGAAA
Encoded proteins:
- a CDS encoding peptidyl-prolyl cis-trans isomerase is translated as MFLFERLRKSMKIVLWITIFAFVGFIFLIWGMDVQRSSGPNPGTIGSVNRQRIQTTSYQQALQDSYAQYEKQTGKKVSENEEGTIRSSTWDRLVNEILINQELKRRKISASDAEVEYYIRLSPPPEVAESPAFQTDGKFDPMKYKQILQNPQYDLTGLETLVRSTIPIRKLEELVASSAKVSNNELRSYFEAGTGKANFSYVLARPGAFQINPDNISEQELRTFYGANTDQFRVPDAAKMQYLVVPKTPSARDEGDALAEVNDLWREARAGTDFAQLATDYSEGPEASNGGDIGRLVPRESMPSEQADVAFSLKPGEISSPFRDKRGFNIIKLEEKKTEGGVVKVRFRRILMPVDPSNETLSEIRTKVTDVSAAASKMSLKDAAKQAGWEVKETGVFYKGNLSPILPTEESTKDFAFKNKVGTVSNPVETDRAWYILEVTEKIPSHVPQFEEALPRVKKVAAMRKQEELARQALQAVASKLSQGLTLEQAATAASLAVTRANDITRNDPVPEIGREPALIGAAFALEPGQSSPVLQGNAGFFIVRLDHRTALDEVAFESQRLAMKAQILEQKRMIAVSLWLDQMRKSARIQDFRSQVLGF
- a CDS encoding HIT domain-containing protein; the protein is MSELLWAGWRMKYIESAKCKECLFCGKVDARPGKSNLVLTVSEKCLVMLNAFPYNCGHLMIAPKRHVGTVSGLTEGESCDLMRQLSLCERILRKAYRAQGFNVGLNLGRCAGAGVLGHLHVHVVPRWSGDTNFMSTVSGTKVLPESLVDTYAKLKAALDEIVSPSRKGSIRQRHGSKKERTS
- the tatA gene encoding twin-arginine translocase TatA/TatE family subunit — its product is MPNVGFREILVILLVVLLLFGAKRIPEVMKSFGKGIREFKKAAKELESGDEDKEPDKDENKPSSPAG
- a CDS encoding LytR C-terminal domain-containing protein, with the translated sequence MFGPLRLGHVCAAGVVILVVALSYPLLRPSEKKKVTWAENPSFDIRIEVQNGCGTEGVAEEVGSCLRDAGFDIVGTGNADAFDYEHTLVIDRCGLIDKAVKVGKALRCERVIVQRIAASASDVVVVVGSDWANLEPVREWRRGKGIALNK
- a CDS encoding NTP transferase domain-containing protein; its protein translation is MSSPNTIAIVLAAGQGTRMKSNLAKVLHNIVGRPLIHYVMDSVLEVGFDRNVVVIGFQKDVVRDVLKGYPVEFVEQDEQCGTGHAVQLALRQIRETDGAVAVLSGDSPFLRPSTLKSLVTQHVSSGRDCTVLTAAVKDPKGYGRIVRDASGVMLAIVEDVDCTEEQRCTTEVNSGMYCFRLPSLVSCIELLRNNNLQDELYLTDVVTIMHSKGMKLGTFPAPDWREILGINTVEQLKEGEKILKDLGAGG
- a CDS encoding DUF4321 domain-containing protein produces the protein MNGRKLGYLTLVLIVGLVLGSAVGEVLGYFLPDSPVKRVFVLGFTYVFPPATLNLIVFSITLGFSVKANVVSVLFVLLLAHLLKWFSMGR